One genomic window of Microbacterium sp. BH-3-3-3 includes the following:
- a CDS encoding putative oxygenase MesX encodes MANDITFSISTTRFDEDYAPADTSRVTTNFANLARGEHRQQNLRNALSMIDRRFNDLASDDNPTGDRYRVELDIVSVQLQFTDGADDEHIPVIEVLDVHVVDTATGERHRGIVGNNFSSYLRDYDFSVVLPAANASGTGFTVPDDFGILHGKLFQHFLDSDAYRERFPQSPVICISVSTSRTYRRTGVVHPVLGIEYEQDSFSMTDEYFAKMGLQARYFMPRGSVAPFAFYFRGDLLGDYTDLQLIGTISTMETFQKIYRPEVYNAVTPAGAVYRPTLDQPDFVRTGIDYDREERSQLAVTQGRYAEEHFVKPHRLVLDQWAAAYAAPVR; translated from the coding sequence ATGGCGAACGACATCACGTTCAGCATCAGCACCACCCGTTTCGACGAGGACTACGCCCCGGCCGACACCTCGCGCGTCACGACGAACTTCGCCAACCTCGCGCGGGGAGAGCACCGGCAGCAGAACCTGCGCAACGCCCTCTCGATGATCGACCGCCGCTTCAACGACCTCGCGAGCGACGACAACCCCACCGGCGACCGGTACCGCGTCGAGCTCGACATCGTCTCGGTGCAGCTGCAGTTCACCGACGGCGCCGACGACGAGCACATCCCCGTGATCGAGGTGCTCGACGTGCACGTCGTCGACACCGCCACCGGCGAGCGCCATCGAGGGATCGTCGGCAACAACTTCTCGTCGTACCTGCGCGACTACGACTTCAGCGTGGTCCTGCCCGCGGCCAACGCGAGCGGCACCGGGTTCACGGTGCCCGACGATTTCGGCATCCTGCACGGAAAGCTCTTCCAGCACTTCCTCGACTCGGATGCCTACCGCGAGCGCTTCCCCCAGTCGCCCGTGATCTGCATCAGCGTGTCGACGAGCCGCACCTACCGCCGTACGGGCGTGGTGCACCCCGTGCTGGGTATCGAGTACGAGCAGGACTCGTTCTCGATGACCGACGAGTACTTCGCCAAGATGGGCCTGCAGGCGCGCTACTTCATGCCGCGGGGCAGCGTGGCGCCGTTCGCGTTCTACTTCCGCGGCGACCTGCTGGGTGACTACACCGACCTGCAGCTGATCGGCACCATCAGCACGATGGAGACCTTCCAGAAGATCTACCGCCCCGAGGTCTACAACGCCGTCACCCCCGCCGGCGCGGTCTACCGTCCGACGCTCGACCAGCCCGACTTCGTGCGCACCGGCATCGACTACGACCGCGAAGAGCGCAGCCAGCTCGCCGTCACGCAGGGGCGCTACGCCGAGGAGCACTTCGTGAAGCCCCACCGCCTCGTTCTCGACCAGTGGGCCGCCGCCTACGCCGCCCCCGTCCGATGA
- a CDS encoding Lrp/AsnC family transcriptional regulator, with amino-acid sequence MHSLDRIDRLILRELQQDARLTNQELADRVGLSPSPCLRRVRQLEQAGIIEGYRAVVSPRAVDLPITAFVRLRLASHEGATVDAVEERLRAIPHIVEAHLLAGDWDYLVRIVTSSFDAYERLLREHLRAIPSLASIDTTFAFGVTKPVSALPLDAR; translated from the coding sequence ATGCACTCGCTCGACCGCATCGATCGCCTCATTCTGCGCGAACTCCAGCAGGACGCCCGCCTGACCAACCAGGAGCTCGCCGACCGCGTCGGGCTGTCGCCCTCGCCCTGTCTGCGGCGCGTGCGCCAGCTGGAGCAGGCGGGCATCATCGAGGGCTATCGCGCCGTCGTCTCGCCGCGCGCCGTCGACCTCCCCATCACCGCGTTCGTGCGCCTGCGGCTTGCCTCGCACGAGGGGGCGACGGTCGACGCCGTCGAGGAGCGCCTGCGCGCCATTCCGCACATCGTCGAAGCGCACCTGCTCGCCGGCGACTGGGACTACCTCGTGCGCATCGTCACGTCGAGCTTCGACGCGTACGAGCGACTGCTGCGCGAACACCTCCGCGCCATTCCCTCACTGGCCTCGATCGACACGACGTTCGCGTTCGGGGTCACCAAGCCCGTGTCGGCGTTGCCGCTCGACGCCCGGTGA
- a CDS encoding methionine synthase — protein MPTLLPTSTVGSLPKPAWLAKPEVLWSPWELEGEILVEGKHDALRSAVQEQERRGIDIISDGEQTRQHFVTTFIENLDGVDFENRETVRIRNRYDASVPTVVGAVSRRGPVFVDDAAFLRTQTDQPIKWALPGPMTMIDTLSDRYYGSREKLAWEFATILNQEARELEAAGVDIIQFDEPAFNVFFDEMKDWGVAALERAAEGLRAETAVHICYGYGIKANTDWKATLGSEWRQYEESFPLLQQSSIDIVSLESHRSNVPIDLIELIRGKKIMLGALDVASERIETPEEVADTLRRALQFVDADKLIPSSNCGMAPLPRGVAFDKLSALSAGAALLRGELSGTAA, from the coding sequence GTGCCCACCCTTCTTCCCACCTCCACCGTCGGCAGCCTTCCCAAGCCCGCGTGGCTCGCGAAGCCCGAGGTGCTGTGGTCACCGTGGGAGCTCGAGGGCGAGATCCTCGTCGAGGGCAAGCACGACGCCCTGCGCTCCGCGGTGCAGGAGCAGGAGCGACGCGGGATCGACATCATCAGCGACGGCGAGCAGACGCGTCAGCACTTCGTCACGACGTTCATCGAGAACCTCGACGGCGTCGACTTCGAGAACCGCGAGACGGTCCGCATCCGCAACCGGTACGACGCGAGCGTTCCGACCGTGGTCGGCGCCGTGAGCCGCCGGGGCCCCGTGTTCGTCGACGACGCCGCTTTCCTGCGCACGCAGACCGATCAGCCGATCAAGTGGGCACTGCCGGGACCCATGACGATGATCGACACGCTCTCCGACCGCTACTACGGCAGCCGCGAGAAGCTGGCGTGGGAGTTCGCGACCATCCTCAACCAAGAGGCACGCGAGCTCGAAGCGGCGGGGGTCGACATCATCCAGTTCGACGAGCCCGCCTTCAACGTCTTCTTCGACGAGATGAAGGACTGGGGTGTCGCCGCGCTCGAACGCGCAGCCGAAGGCCTGCGCGCCGAGACGGCCGTGCACATCTGCTACGGCTACGGCATCAAGGCCAACACCGACTGGAAGGCCACCCTCGGGTCGGAGTGGCGGCAGTACGAGGAGTCGTTCCCCCTGTTGCAGCAGTCGTCGATCGACATCGTGTCGCTGGAGAGCCACCGCTCGAACGTGCCGATCGATCTCATCGAGTTGATCCGCGGCAAGAAGATCATGCTCGGGGCGCTCGATGTCGCCAGCGAGCGGATCGAGACCCCCGAAGAGGTCGCCGACACCCTGCGGCGCGCGCTGCAGTTCGTCGACGCCGACAAGCTCATCCCGAGCTCCAACTGCGGCATGGCGCCGCTGCCGCGCGGTGTCGCCTTCGACAAGCTCAGCGCGCTGTCGGCCGGAGCGGCCCTGCTGCGCGGCGAGCTGTCCGGCACCGCCGCCTGA
- a CDS encoding siderophore-interacting protein has protein sequence MIIHRGIVSSTTTLTPNLVRITLGGDGVADFVSTGIGDEYVRVFFPRGEDPTDVSLPIPAGDWWETPAGAPEAPMRTYTIRAVRQDAGELDIDFVTHESGVAGPWALRAEPGHVLGLNAPTGLYAPPAGITWQVLVADLTGLPAAARIAANAPEGVRTRVVLEVPHEDDRLPFDAGPDVEVTWVIGGNGHSPSALGHLVRGVVDARLPLDEGYVWVAGETVALRDVRKYLRKELGLPATRFKVVGYWTPVAAWDEKFAALPESVQKELAAMWTESTDDEPEDVQIRVEERLGRLGL, from the coding sequence GTGATCATCCACCGCGGCATCGTCAGCAGCACCACCACCCTCACCCCGAACCTGGTCCGCATCACCCTCGGCGGCGACGGCGTCGCTGACTTCGTGAGCACGGGGATCGGCGACGAATACGTGCGCGTGTTCTTCCCGCGCGGCGAGGACCCCACCGACGTCTCACTGCCCATTCCCGCCGGGGACTGGTGGGAGACCCCGGCGGGGGCGCCGGAGGCTCCGATGCGCACGTACACGATCCGTGCCGTGCGCCAGGATGCCGGCGAACTCGACATCGACTTCGTGACCCACGAATCCGGTGTCGCGGGGCCGTGGGCGCTCCGCGCAGAGCCCGGCCACGTGCTCGGCCTGAACGCGCCGACCGGTCTGTACGCTCCCCCGGCCGGCATCACCTGGCAGGTTCTGGTGGCCGATCTCACCGGCCTGCCCGCTGCGGCACGCATCGCCGCGAACGCGCCGGAGGGCGTGCGCACCCGCGTCGTCCTCGAGGTCCCCCACGAAGACGACCGGCTGCCCTTCGACGCGGGCCCCGATGTCGAGGTCACCTGGGTGATCGGCGGCAACGGCCACAGCCCGAGCGCTCTGGGTCACCTGGTGCGCGGCGTCGTAGACGCGCGTCTCCCACTCGACGAGGGCTACGTCTGGGTCGCCGGCGAGACCGTCGCGCTGCGAGACGTCCGCAAATACCTGCGCAAGGAGCTCGGCCTGCCCGCGACCAGGTTCAAGGTCGTCGGATACTGGACGCCGGTCGCCGCGTGGGACGAGAAGTTCGCCGCACTCCCCGAGTCCGTCCAGAAAGAGCTCGCCGCGATGTGGACCGAGTCCACGGACGACGAGCCGGAAGACGTGCAGATTCGCGTCGAGGAGCGCCTGGGTCGCCTCGGACTCTGA
- a CDS encoding aldo/keto reductase, with protein MPIAADDPRLSSPFEAAPTRYDDVPFARAGASGIPLPRISLGLWQNFGSGRTLDTQREILRHAVDRGVVHIDLANNYGPPYGAAETTFGTVLDTDLRRYRDELFVSTKAGYDMWPGPYGDGGSRKYLIRSLEQSLTRMRTDYVDVFYSHRVDPETPIEETVGALADIVRSGKALYAGISNYPADLTRRAHELLAAEGVRLFIHQPRYSLFDRTPEAELFPVLRELSVGSAVFSPLAQGLLTAKYLDGTVPADSRAADSRFLDESALTDDYLGRIRGIDGVAREAGLSIPQLAVAWVLRNPVVTTAIIGASRTSQIDDAVAASKVTLTDDVIAALEPFAATVGGSLR; from the coding sequence ATGCCCATCGCCGCCGATGACCCCCGCCTGTCCTCCCCGTTCGAGGCGGCACCCACCCGCTACGACGACGTGCCCTTCGCCCGCGCCGGGGCCAGCGGCATCCCCCTTCCTCGCATCTCGCTCGGTCTGTGGCAGAACTTCGGCAGCGGGCGCACGCTCGACACCCAGCGCGAGATCCTGCGCCACGCGGTCGACCGCGGGGTCGTGCACATCGACCTCGCCAACAACTACGGCCCGCCCTACGGCGCCGCCGAGACAACCTTCGGCACGGTGCTCGACACTGACCTGCGCCGGTACCGCGACGAGCTGTTCGTCTCGACGAAGGCGGGCTACGACATGTGGCCCGGCCCGTACGGCGACGGCGGCTCGCGCAAGTACCTGATCCGCTCGCTCGAGCAGAGCCTCACGCGCATGCGCACCGACTACGTCGACGTCTTCTACTCGCACCGCGTCGACCCCGAGACCCCGATCGAAGAGACGGTCGGAGCGCTCGCCGACATCGTCCGCAGCGGCAAGGCGCTGTACGCGGGCATCTCGAACTACCCGGCCGATCTCACGCGACGCGCGCACGAGCTGCTCGCCGCCGAGGGCGTGCGCCTGTTCATCCACCAGCCGCGGTACTCGCTGTTCGACCGCACGCCCGAGGCCGAGCTGTTCCCGGTGCTGCGCGAACTCTCGGTCGGCAGCGCCGTCTTCTCGCCCCTCGCCCAGGGACTGCTGACGGCGAAGTACCTCGACGGAACGGTGCCCGCCGACTCGCGCGCCGCCGACAGTCGATTCCTCGACGAGTCCGCCCTGACCGACGACTACCTCGGCCGCATCCGCGGGATCGACGGCGTCGCGCGCGAGGCCGGCCTGTCGATCCCCCAGCTCGCCGTGGCGTGGGTGCTGCGCAATCCGGTGGTCACGACGGCGATCATCGGCGCCTCGCGCACGAGCCAGATCGACGACGCGGTCGCCGCAAGCAAGGTCACGCTGACCGACGACGTCATCGCGGCCCTCGAGCCGTTCGCCGCGACCGTGGGCGGGTCGCTGCGCTGA
- a CDS encoding ABC transporter ATP-binding protein, whose translation MTKTPRRLFGIALKAEGRGAALAAATALLIVHALAEATIPVLIGATIDRAVLPADPVALAVWISVLVATFLVLTVSYQSASCLMVSIYGYGEQALRHLALSRMLRPRLSRRTVTPGEALTFVTSDTYRVAGVAWSVAQQCSTIAAIVGAGLAILVISPVATLVVFGSTIAMMFVMQVVSRPLERRGFAEQHAATEAGAIAADFMSGFRVLVGIGAREEAVRRYVAASDTARRAATAAGRSLASYEAISSTLAAVATTALAGMSAWFASEGRISIGELVAVLGLAQFITGYLAYAGSFPSNWIHKLASAKRLAEVIDAEDLLAPPVTHERRRDAADDVVLAFRAGAEPESLVEVRKGELLGILPPDSDTARALSRRLGLRTPPVPGHVQLAVDGERRDLSEWDPVEYRRRVVAPPHGQTIVNGTLREAVRGHGTDGSPNPSLVDMAALQDTVVQIGGWDSKVGEAGRRLSGGQRQRIGIARALHAKADVLVLDEPTSAVDAVTEARIARSLARHSDTVIVITTSPVLLGACDRVIELSSHGSESA comes from the coding sequence GTGACGAAGACTCCGCGGCGGCTCTTCGGGATCGCGCTGAAGGCCGAGGGGCGCGGTGCGGCCCTCGCCGCGGCAACGGCACTGCTCATCGTGCACGCGCTGGCCGAGGCCACGATCCCCGTCCTCATCGGCGCGACGATCGACCGCGCCGTGCTCCCCGCCGACCCGGTCGCGCTCGCCGTCTGGATCAGTGTGCTGGTCGCGACGTTCCTGGTGCTCACCGTGAGCTACCAGTCGGCATCCTGTCTGATGGTCTCGATCTACGGCTACGGCGAGCAGGCGCTGCGCCACCTCGCCCTGTCGCGAATGCTGCGCCCCCGACTGTCCCGCCGCACGGTGACGCCGGGTGAAGCGCTGACCTTCGTGACCTCCGACACCTATCGCGTGGCCGGTGTCGCCTGGTCGGTGGCGCAGCAGTGCTCCACGATCGCCGCGATCGTCGGCGCCGGGCTGGCGATCCTGGTGATCTCGCCGGTCGCGACTCTCGTCGTGTTCGGTTCGACGATCGCGATGATGTTCGTGATGCAGGTCGTCTCGCGTCCGCTCGAGCGTCGAGGCTTCGCCGAACAGCACGCCGCCACCGAGGCGGGGGCCATCGCCGCCGACTTCATGAGCGGATTCCGCGTGCTGGTGGGCATCGGCGCCCGCGAGGAGGCCGTGCGGCGCTACGTCGCCGCGAGCGACACCGCCCGGCGAGCCGCGACGGCCGCCGGTCGATCCCTCGCCTCGTACGAGGCGATCAGCAGCACGCTGGCCGCGGTCGCGACGACCGCGCTCGCGGGGATGTCGGCGTGGTTCGCATCCGAGGGTCGCATCAGCATCGGCGAGCTGGTCGCCGTGCTCGGCCTCGCCCAGTTCATCACCGGCTACCTCGCCTACGCGGGCTCGTTCCCCTCGAACTGGATCCACAAGCTCGCCTCGGCCAAGCGGCTCGCCGAGGTCATCGACGCCGAAGACCTGCTCGCCCCACCCGTGACGCACGAACGCCGTCGGGATGCGGCGGACGACGTCGTGCTGGCCTTCCGGGCCGGCGCCGAGCCCGAGTCGCTCGTCGAGGTGAGGAAGGGCGAGCTGCTCGGCATCCTTCCTCCCGACAGCGACACGGCCCGAGCGCTCTCCCGACGCCTCGGCCTGCGCACGCCGCCCGTGCCGGGTCACGTGCAACTCGCCGTCGACGGTGAACGACGGGACCTGTCCGAGTGGGACCCGGTCGAATACCGCCGCCGCGTCGTCGCCCCGCCGCACGGTCAGACGATCGTGAACGGCACGCTGCGCGAAGCCGTGCGCGGACACGGCACCGACGGATCCCCGAACCCCTCGCTCGTCGACATGGCGGCGCTGCAGGACACCGTCGTGCAGATCGGGGGCTGGGACTCGAAGGTCGGCGAGGCGGGCCGACGACTTTCGGGAGGACAGCGACAGCGCATCGGGATCGCCCGCGCCCTGCACGCGAAGGCCGACGTGCTCGTGCTCGACGAGCCGACCTCGGCCGTCGATGCCGTCACCGAGGCGCGCATCGCCCGTTCGCTCGCCCGACACAGCGACACCGTCATCGTGATCACCACCTCCCCCGTGCTGCTGGGAGCCTGCGACCGGGTCATCGAACTCTCCTCCCACGGATCGGAGTCGGCATGA
- a CDS encoding ABC transporter ATP-binding protein, translating to MIASLRARDITLGYGETPVISDLSLEVPDNSFTIIIGPNACGKSTLLRGFARLLRPRTGAVLLDGDELRSLKPKDAARKLGLLPQSSLAPDGITVADLVGRGRFPHQSAMRTWSAADERAVSEAMAATGVTDLSRRLVDELSGGQRQRVWVAMALAQQTPHLLLDEPTTFLDIAHQIDLMELFADLHRSGTTLVAVLHDLNHAARYATHLVAMRDGAIVAQGDPREIITAHLVEAVYDLPCTVITDPVSGTPLVLPLGRRTQ from the coding sequence ATGATCGCTTCGCTGCGCGCCCGCGACATCACGCTGGGCTACGGGGAGACCCCCGTCATCTCCGACCTGTCGCTGGAGGTGCCGGACAACTCGTTCACGATCATCATCGGACCGAACGCGTGCGGCAAGTCGACCCTGCTGCGCGGGTTCGCTCGACTGCTTCGCCCTCGCACCGGTGCCGTGCTGCTCGATGGCGACGAGCTGCGCTCCCTCAAGCCGAAGGATGCCGCACGCAAGCTGGGGCTCCTCCCCCAGTCGTCCCTCGCCCCCGACGGGATCACCGTCGCCGACCTGGTCGGACGGGGCCGGTTCCCCCACCAGAGTGCGATGCGCACCTGGAGCGCCGCCGATGAGCGCGCGGTCTCCGAGGCGATGGCGGCGACCGGGGTCACCGATCTGTCCCGCCGGCTGGTCGACGAACTCTCGGGCGGCCAGCGGCAGCGCGTATGGGTGGCCATGGCCCTCGCCCAGCAGACCCCGCACCTGCTGCTCGACGAGCCGACGACCTTCCTCGACATCGCGCACCAGATCGACCTGATGGAGCTGTTCGCCGATCTGCACCGCAGCGGCACCACCCTGGTGGCCGTACTGCACGACCTCAATCACGCCGCGCGCTACGCGACCCACCTCGTGGCGATGCGCGACGGGGCCATCGTGGCGCAGGGAGACCCCCGCGAGATCATCACCGCCCATCTCGTGGAGGCCGTGTACGACCTGCCCTGCACGGTGATCACCGACCCCGTCTCGGGCACACCGCTGGTGCTGCCGCTCGGTCGGCGGACGCAGTGA
- a CDS encoding ABC transporter ATP-binding protein, whose product MSDALDTAPPLLPIASGARVRTAIGALLRQHPGRVAGVAVLFLAASALGIVMPACLGRIVDAVSSDAGSLTIAGWVIGAGAGAIGSAVVMLWAVRVLTALVQDMLARLREDVFTSAMRLPVSTVDDGESADLLSRLTGDVDAVAEAGGNVAPTLLSAAFAIAVSVVALTALDPWLALAGIASAPFYVLGTRAFLRRSRVVFREVRIREAARSQAVLEAVEGIDTLTAFNEQDHALARVSERAEASIRMQIEGVRVTNRLFRWINAGELVGLAAILGTGFLLQSAGAITVGMVTTAALLFHRLFGPVGQLIFGLNDIQRAAIGLARLVGVIDLAPAPSSAREGESDAASTASGGLEVRQVTFHYPTTGRGISDVNLHVPAGTTAALVGASGSGKSTLARVIAGHHPPTSGSVHLASTANAPYYLSQELHHFRGTIADNLRLVAPDASLDQMVAAVKAVGADWAVDALTAQPGGSDSSHEPAVPLDEGRIQQLAIARAFLADPAVVILDEATADVGLHHRDAVEKAITALRHGRTALLIAHRLQQAATAEQIVVFADGRPTQRGTHETLLAVDGLYRDAWTAQTPSAQNTTTRYPRQPSPSPETETP is encoded by the coding sequence ATGAGCGACGCCCTCGACACCGCCCCGCCCCTTCTGCCGATCGCCTCCGGCGCGCGCGTGCGCACGGCGATCGGGGCACTGCTGAGACAGCACCCGGGCAGAGTGGCCGGCGTCGCCGTGCTGTTCCTCGCGGCATCCGCTCTGGGCATCGTGATGCCCGCGTGTCTGGGGCGCATCGTCGACGCCGTCTCGTCCGACGCGGGATCCCTCACGATCGCGGGCTGGGTCATCGGCGCCGGTGCCGGGGCGATCGGATCTGCGGTCGTGATGCTCTGGGCGGTGCGTGTGCTCACCGCACTGGTGCAGGACATGCTCGCCCGCCTGCGCGAAGACGTGTTCACCTCGGCCATGCGCCTGCCGGTGAGCACCGTCGATGACGGCGAGAGCGCCGACCTGCTCTCCCGCCTCACCGGTGACGTCGACGCCGTCGCGGAAGCCGGGGGCAACGTCGCGCCCACCCTGTTGTCCGCCGCCTTCGCCATCGCCGTCTCGGTGGTCGCGCTGACCGCGCTCGACCCCTGGCTCGCGCTCGCCGGTATCGCCTCGGCGCCGTTCTACGTGCTCGGCACCCGGGCGTTCCTGCGTAGGTCGCGCGTCGTTTTCCGCGAGGTGCGCATACGTGAGGCCGCGCGCAGTCAGGCCGTGCTCGAGGCGGTCGAGGGCATCGACACGCTCACCGCGTTCAACGAGCAGGATCACGCGCTCGCTCGCGTGTCCGAGCGCGCCGAAGCCTCGATCCGGATGCAGATCGAGGGCGTCCGGGTGACGAACCGGCTGTTCCGGTGGATCAACGCCGGAGAGCTGGTCGGCCTGGCCGCGATCCTCGGTACGGGTTTTCTGCTGCAGTCCGCCGGGGCGATCACGGTGGGCATGGTGACGACGGCGGCACTGCTCTTCCATCGGCTGTTCGGGCCGGTCGGTCAGTTGATCTTCGGACTCAACGACATCCAGCGCGCGGCGATCGGACTCGCGCGCCTCGTGGGCGTCATCGACCTCGCTCCGGCGCCCTCGAGCGCACGGGAGGGGGAATCGGATGCCGCTTCGACGGCATCCGGAGGGCTCGAGGTGCGGCAGGTGACGTTCCACTACCCGACCACCGGCCGCGGTATCAGCGACGTGAACCTGCACGTGCCTGCGGGCACGACCGCCGCGCTGGTCGGCGCCTCGGGGTCGGGCAAGAGCACCCTTGCCCGGGTGATCGCCGGACACCACCCGCCGACGTCGGGCAGCGTGCACCTGGCCTCCACCGCGAATGCGCCCTACTACCTCTCGCAGGAGCTGCACCACTTCCGGGGCACGATCGCCGACAACCTGCGCCTGGTGGCACCCGACGCCAGCCTCGACCAGATGGTCGCCGCGGTGAAAGCGGTCGGGGCGGACTGGGCGGTCGACGCGCTCACCGCGCAACCCGGCGGCTCCGACTCGTCGCATGAGCCCGCCGTGCCCCTGGACGAGGGCCGCATTCAGCAGCTCGCCATCGCGCGGGCGTTCCTGGCCGATCCCGCCGTCGTGATCCTCGACGAGGCGACCGCCGACGTCGGGCTGCACCACCGCGACGCGGTGGAGAAGGCGATTACCGCCCTGCGCCACGGCCGCACGGCGTTGCTCATCGCGCACCGGCTGCAGCAGGCCGCCACGGCCGAGCAGATCGTCGTCTTCGCCGACGGGCGTCCGACGCAGCGCGGCACGCACGAGACGCTCCTCGCCGTCGACGGGCTCTACCGCGACGCCTGGACCGCCCAGACCCCCTCGGCGCAGAACACGACCACCCGTTACCCCCGCCAGCCCTCCCCGAGCCCAGAGACGGAGACTCCGTGA
- a CDS encoding LysR family transcriptional regulator: MAKRTSGITLQQLQYFIEVAAEGSITAAADILFVAQPTMSAAMKDLEHRVGRDLLTRSARGVTLTVDGVEFLGYARQVVEQAELLEQRYLGRPPSRRLLGVSTQHYSFAVDAFVRMVKGTNAAEYEFSLRETRTFDIIEDVRTLRSELGILFRNDFNRNVLDKLLRDSGLAFHPLFVAEPHIFVSRRNPLAQRTRATLDDLVALPRLTFDQGANNSFYFAEEILSTLSSAQEIRVSDRATIFNLMIGLDGYTISTGIISDDLDPEIVAVPLDVDEHIEIGWIGRTAIPLTEQAQRYLAEVRDVVAGFGVEVLG, encoded by the coding sequence ATGGCCAAGCGTACGAGCGGCATCACCCTGCAACAGCTCCAGTACTTCATCGAGGTCGCCGCCGAGGGATCGATCACCGCCGCGGCCGACATCCTCTTCGTCGCTCAACCGACCATGTCGGCCGCGATGAAAGACCTCGAGCACCGGGTGGGACGCGATCTGCTCACGCGTTCCGCGCGCGGGGTCACCCTCACCGTCGACGGCGTGGAGTTCCTCGGCTACGCGCGTCAGGTCGTCGAACAGGCCGAGCTGCTCGAGCAGCGCTACCTCGGCCGGCCGCCCTCGCGGCGCCTGCTCGGGGTCTCGACCCAGCACTACTCGTTCGCCGTCGACGCGTTCGTGCGCATGGTGAAGGGCACGAACGCGGCGGAGTACGAGTTCTCGCTGCGCGAGACCCGCACCTTCGACATCATCGAAGACGTCCGCACGCTCCGCAGCGAGCTCGGCATCCTGTTCCGCAACGACTTCAACCGCAACGTCCTCGACAAGCTGCTGCGCGACTCGGGGCTGGCGTTCCACCCGCTGTTCGTCGCCGAGCCGCACATCTTCGTCTCGCGGCGCAACCCGCTCGCCCAGCGCACGCGCGCCACCCTCGACGACCTCGTCGCCCTGCCGCGCCTGACGTTCGACCAGGGGGCGAACAACTCCTTCTACTTCGCCGAAGAGATCCTCTCGACGCTGTCGAGCGCGCAAGAGATCCGCGTCTCGGACCGCGCCACGATCTTCAACCTCATGATCGGTCTCGACGGCTACACGATCTCGACCGGCATCATCAGCGACGACCTCGACCCCGAGATCGTCGCCGTGCCCCTCGACGTCGACGAGCACATCGAGATCGGCTGGATCGGCCGCACCGCGATCCCCCTCACCGAGCAGGCGCAGCGGTACCTCGCCGAGGTGCGCGACGTGGTGGCGGGGTTCGGCGTGGAGGTGCTCGGGTAG